Proteins found in one Chlamydia pneumoniae TW-183 genomic segment:
- a CDS encoding thioredoxin domain-containing protein — MFFIVCFGFLIHKKHTILPPKAHIPTNAKHFPTIGNPYAPINITVFEEPSCSACAEFTTEVFPLLKKHYIDTGEISFTLIPVCFIRGSKPAAQALLCIYHHDPRQADIDAYMEYFHRILTYPKEEGSHWATPEVLTKLAEGLKINSGRSVNPKGLEQCIASGQYNEQIKKNNLYGSQVLGGQLATPTAVVGDYLIEDPTFHEIERAIQHIRQLQAVEGDHDD, encoded by the coding sequence ATGTTTTTTATCGTTTGCTTTGGCTTTCTAATACATAAAAAACATACGATTCTACCCCCTAAAGCTCATATTCCTACAAATGCAAAACACTTTCCTACCATAGGGAATCCTTATGCTCCTATAAACATAACAGTATTTGAGGAGCCTTCTTGTTCTGCTTGTGCAGAATTCACTACTGAAGTGTTCCCCTTGTTAAAGAAGCACTATATTGATACTGGAGAGATTTCTTTTACTTTGATTCCTGTCTGCTTTATTCGCGGGTCTAAACCTGCAGCTCAAGCATTGCTATGTATTTATCATCACGATCCACGTCAGGCAGATATAGACGCTTATATGGAATATTTCCATCGTATTTTGACTTATCCTAAAGAGGAAGGCTCACACTGGGCAACTCCTGAGGTTCTTACAAAGTTGGCTGAGGGTTTAAAAATAAATTCTGGACGTAGTGTTAATCCTAAAGGCTTGGAACAGTGTATCGCTTCAGGACAGTATAACGAGCAGATTAAGAAGAATAATCTATACGGGTCTCAGGTTTTAGGAGGACAGTTAGCAACACCAACGGCTGTAGTCGGAGACTACTTAATCGAAGATCCTACGTTTCATGAAATAGAAAGAGCGATTCAACATATTCGTCAGCTGCAAGCTGTTGAAGGAGATCATGATGATTAA
- a CDS encoding disulfide bond formation protein B: MINFIRSYALYFAWAISCAGTLISIFYSYILNVEPCILCYYQRICLFPLTVILGISAYREDSSIKLYILPQAVLGLGISIYQVFLQEIPGMQLDICGRVSCSTKIFLFSYVTIPMASVVAFGAIVCLLVLTKKYRG; this comes from the coding sequence ATGATTAATTTTATCCGTAGCTATGCTTTATATTTTGCTTGGGCTATTTCTTGTGCTGGCACTTTGATTAGCATTTTTTATAGCTATATTCTTAACGTAGAGCCTTGTATTCTTTGCTACTATCAGAGAATCTGTCTGTTCCCACTCACTGTAATTTTAGGAATTTCAGCTTATCGCGAGGACTCTTCAATCAAACTGTATATCCTTCCTCAGGCAGTCCTAGGCTTAGGGATTTCTATCTACCAAGTTTTCTTGCAAGAAATTCCAGGGATGCAATTGGATATCTGCGGTAGAGTCTCCTGCTCAACAAAGATCTTTCTTTTTAGCTACGTGACGATCCCTATGGCGTCTGTTGTTGCTTTCGGCGCCATTGTATGTCTCTTAGTTCTTACAAAAAAATATAGAGGATAG
- a CDS encoding IncA family protein translates to MTKNAINSQTTTPQPNLTDAEPIASRAQCKSIAVIISLFALGMLLLCLGIILISIPIPGLAAQVALGLGIVSLILGIALANIGFLCLLLRCKQVPQKPDTLPSESSKQPSEGSTPTALPWQAGEFLEKVQVSATPILLPKNKDEELSAKVMKEGAEAASSIKQAVLESTEKLIDARKQEESRREARKKIVAEEAEASRKRIQQQMAADQEALRKRKEEVAKRK, encoded by the coding sequence ATGACTAAAAATGCTATAAATTCACAAACAACAACCCCACAACCCAATTTAACAGACGCAGAACCTATCGCTAGCCGTGCGCAATGTAAATCAATAGCGGTAATCATTAGTTTGTTTGCTCTGGGAATGCTCCTACTCTGTCTGGGGATAATTCTTATTTCCATACCTATTCCTGGACTTGCTGCACAAGTTGCTCTCGGCCTCGGAATAGTAAGTTTAATCTTAGGAATTGCTTTAGCCAACATAGGTTTCCTATGTTTATTACTTAGATGCAAGCAGGTTCCCCAAAAACCCGATACATTGCCCTCTGAAAGCTCTAAACAGCCTTCCGAGGGAAGCACTCCCACCGCACTCCCATGGCAAGCTGGAGAATTTTTAGAAAAAGTACAAGTATCTGCAACCCCTATACTCCTTCCCAAGAACAAAGATGAAGAGTTATCAGCAAAAGTTATGAAAGAAGGAGCCGAAGCAGCTTCTTCAATTAAACAAGCTGTTCTAGAATCTACAGAGAAATTAATCGATGCTAGAAAACAAGAGGAGAGCCGACGAGAGGCTAGGAAAAAAATCGTGGCGGAGGAGGCTGAAGCATCTAGAAAACGTATTCAACAGCAAATGGCAGCCGACCAAGAAGCGTTAAGAAAACGAAAAGAAGAAGTAGCTAAAAGAAAGTAA
- the kdsB gene encoding 3-deoxy-manno-octulosonate cytidylyltransferase — MKPEESECLCIGVLPARWNSSRYPGKPLAKIHGKSLIQRTYENASQSSLLDKIVVATDDQHIIDHVTDFGGYAVMTSPTCSNGTERTGEVARKYFPKAEIIVNIQGDEPCLNSEVVDALVQKLRSSPEAELVTPVALTTDREEILTEKKVKCVFDSEGRALYFSRSPIPFILKKATPVYLHIGVYAFKREALFRYLQHSSTPLSDAEDLEQLRFLEHGGKIHVCIVDAKSPSVDYPEDIAKVEQYITCLSNAYF, encoded by the coding sequence ATGAAGCCGGAAGAGTCTGAGTGTCTGTGTATTGGAGTTTTGCCCGCACGCTGGAATAGCAGTCGCTATCCAGGAAAGCCTTTGGCTAAAATTCATGGAAAAAGCTTAATACAAAGAACTTATGAGAATGCTTCCCAAAGTTCTCTATTAGATAAAATTGTTGTTGCTACTGACGATCAGCATATTATCGACCACGTGACTGATTTTGGTGGTTATGCAGTGATGACTTCTCCTACATGTTCCAATGGTACAGAACGCACAGGTGAAGTAGCTAGAAAGTACTTCCCTAAAGCTGAGATTATTGTAAATATTCAAGGTGATGAGCCTTGTCTAAATTCTGAGGTTGTCGACGCTTTGGTTCAGAAGTTGAGAAGTTCTCCTGAAGCAGAACTGGTGACTCCTGTGGCACTCACGACAGATCGTGAAGAGATCTTAACAGAAAAAAAAGTAAAATGTGTTTTTGACTCTGAGGGAAGGGCTCTGTATTTTAGTCGCAGTCCTATTCCTTTTATTCTTAAAAAAGCAACCCCAGTATATCTCCATATTGGAGTATATGCTTTTAAAAGAGAGGCTCTTTTCCGCTACCTACAGCATAGCTCAACTCCTCTAAGCGATGCCGAAGATCTTGAGCAATTACGTTTCCTAGAACATGGAGGCAAGATCCATGTGTGTATCGTAGATGCAAAAAGTCCCTCTGTTGATTATCCAGAAGACATAGCTAAAGTAGAACAATATATCACATGCCTTTCAAATGCATATTTTTAA
- a CDS encoding 5'-methylthioadenosine nucleosidase yields the protein MRRFLFLILSSLPLVAFSADNFTILEEKQSPLSRVSIIFALPGVTPVSFDGNCPIPWFSHSKKTLEGQRIYYSGDSFGKYFVVSALWPNKVSSAVVACNMILKHRVDLILIIGSCYSRSQDSRFGSVLVSKGYINYDADVRPFFERFEIPDIKKSVFATSEVHREAILRGGEEFISTHKQEIEELLKTHGYLKSTTKTEHTLMEGLVATGESFAMSRNYFLSLQKLYPEIHGFDSVSGAVSQVCYEYSIPCLGVNILLPHPLESRSNEDWKHLQSEASKIYMDTLLKSVLKELCSSH from the coding sequence ATGCGTCGTTTTCTGTTTCTTATTCTTAGCTCTCTTCCTTTGGTCGCATTCTCTGCTGATAATTTCACTATTCTAGAAGAAAAACAGAGTCCTTTAAGTCGTGTAAGTATTATTTTTGCTTTACCTGGGGTTACTCCCGTTTCTTTTGATGGTAATTGTCCTATTCCTTGGTTTTCTCATAGTAAAAAGACTCTAGAGGGACAGAGAATTTATTACTCTGGCGACTCCTTTGGGAAATACTTTGTAGTTTCTGCTCTTTGGCCTAATAAAGTTTCTTCAGCTGTTGTGGCTTGTAATATGATTCTTAAACATCGAGTGGATCTTATTCTAATTATAGGCTCGTGTTACTCTAGGTCTCAAGATAGCCGTTTTGGCAGCGTCTTAGTTTCTAAAGGCTACATTAATTATGATGCAGATGTGAGGCCTTTCTTTGAAAGATTTGAGATTCCAGACATTAAAAAGAGTGTTTTTGCAACCAGTGAGGTTCATCGGGAGGCAATTCTTCGTGGAGGCGAAGAGTTTATTTCTACCCATAAACAAGAAATCGAAGAGCTTTTGAAGACTCATGGGTATTTGAAATCAACAACCAAAACGGAGCACACCTTAATGGAAGGTTTGGTTGCTACAGGCGAGTCTTTCGCGATGTCGCGAAACTATTTTCTTTCCTTACAAAAATTGTATCCAGAGATTCATGGTTTTGATAGTGTCAGCGGCGCTGTTTCTCAGGTATGCTATGAATATAGCATTCCTTGTTTAGGTGTGAATATCCTTCTCCCTCATCCTTTAGAATCACGGAGTAACGAGGATTGGAAGCATCTTCAAAGTGAGGCAAGTAAAATTTATATGGATACCTTGCTCAAGAGTGTATTAAAAGAACTCTGTTCTTCTCATTAA
- the tgt gene encoding tRNA guanosine(34) transglycosylase Tgt, translated as MALKFHLIHQSKKSQARVGQIETSHGVIDTPAFVPVATHGALKGVIDHSDIPLLFCNTYHLLLHPGPEAVAKLGGLHQFMGRQAPIITDSGGFQIFSLAYGSVAEEIKSCGKKKGMSSLVKITDEGAWFKSYRDGRKLFLSPELSVQAQKDLGADIIIPLDELLPFHTDQEYFLTSCSRTYVWEKRSLEYHRKDPRHQSMYGVIHGGLDPEQRRIGVRFVEDEPFDGSAIGGSLGRNLQEMSEVVKITTSFLSKERPVHLLGIGDLPSIYAMVGFGIDSFDSSYPTKAARHGLILSKAGPIKIGQQKYSQDSSTIDPSCSCLTCLSGISRAYLRHLFKVREPNAAIWASIHNLHHMQQVMKEIREAILKDEI; from the coding sequence TTGGCACTCAAATTCCATCTCATCCATCAATCTAAGAAATCCCAAGCTAGGGTCGGACAAATAGAGACCAGCCATGGAGTGATCGATACACCCGCATTTGTCCCCGTAGCAACTCACGGAGCTTTAAAAGGAGTGATTGATCACAGCGATATTCCTCTGCTCTTCTGTAATACCTACCACCTTCTTCTTCATCCAGGCCCAGAAGCAGTAGCTAAACTTGGGGGGCTGCACCAGTTTATGGGACGTCAAGCACCAATCATTACAGATTCCGGGGGATTTCAAATTTTTAGCCTAGCCTATGGTTCTGTAGCTGAAGAAATCAAAAGTTGTGGCAAAAAAAAAGGCATGTCCTCTCTAGTTAAAATTACTGATGAAGGCGCATGGTTCAAATCCTATAGAGACGGGAGAAAGCTATTCCTCTCTCCAGAACTCTCAGTACAAGCCCAAAAAGATCTCGGAGCTGATATTATTATCCCTCTAGACGAGCTTCTCCCCTTCCATACAGACCAAGAATACTTCTTAACTTCGTGTTCCCGTACGTATGTCTGGGAAAAACGTTCTTTAGAATATCATCGAAAGGATCCTAGACACCAATCCATGTATGGGGTAATCCACGGAGGCCTCGATCCAGAACAACGTCGTATTGGCGTTCGTTTTGTTGAGGATGAGCCATTCGATGGCTCTGCTATCGGAGGCAGCCTAGGAAGAAACCTTCAAGAAATGTCTGAAGTGGTTAAAATCACCACTTCATTTCTATCAAAAGAACGTCCCGTACACCTATTAGGAATCGGCGATCTTCCCTCCATATACGCTATGGTCGGCTTTGGCATAGACTCTTTCGACAGTTCTTACCCGACTAAAGCTGCCCGTCATGGTCTTATCTTATCAAAAGCAGGACCCATCAAAATCGGTCAGCAAAAATATAGTCAGGACTCTTCCACTATAGACCCCTCGTGCTCTTGTTTGACCTGCTTGTCAGGAATCTCTAGGGCATACCTGAGACATCTTTTTAAAGTAAGAGAACCTAACGCTGCTATCTGGGCTTCTATACATAATCTACATCACATGCAACAAGTGATGAAAGAGATTCGTGAAGCCATCTTAAAAGATGAAATCTAA
- a CDS encoding ABC transporter ATP-binding protein — translation MLQAHRLCYSCDNQVILKDASFQASPGTITIILGSSGVGKTTLFRLLAGFLPLQEGELLWNGSPLNRKDVAYMQQKEALLPWRTALKNMTLSTELGINTSHNALSNERLEEIIHNFDLGQLLDRYPDELSGGQRQRIALAAQCLSLKPILLLDEPFSSLDVLLKEQLYQDIVALAKKENKTVLLVTHDFHDVSCLGDVLYVIKNKTLTPVPLDPSMRPLNNGLCFIKDLKKHLYT, via the coding sequence ATGTTACAAGCTCATCGTCTATGCTATTCTTGTGACAATCAAGTCATTTTAAAGGATGCTTCTTTCCAAGCGTCTCCAGGGACAATTACGATTATTTTAGGAAGTTCTGGAGTTGGAAAGACAACTTTGTTTCGTTTGCTTGCGGGTTTCCTACCTTTGCAAGAAGGCGAACTTCTATGGAATGGGAGCCCTCTAAATCGCAAAGACGTTGCCTATATGCAGCAAAAAGAAGCCCTGCTTCCTTGGCGTACGGCTTTAAAAAACATGACGTTGTCAACGGAGCTTGGCATCAATACAAGTCACAACGCCTTATCCAATGAACGCCTTGAAGAGATTATACACAATTTTGATCTCGGACAGCTTCTTGATCGTTATCCAGACGAACTTTCTGGAGGGCAAAGGCAGCGCATCGCTCTTGCAGCTCAGTGCTTGTCTTTAAAGCCTATTCTCCTTTTAGATGAACCTTTTTCGTCTTTGGACGTATTGCTTAAAGAACAGCTCTACCAAGATATTGTTGCTTTAGCAAAGAAGGAAAATAAGACGGTGCTTCTTGTCACTCACGACTTTCATGACGTTTCCTGTTTAGGGGATGTCTTGTACGTTATTAAGAACAAAACACTCACTCCTGTTCCTCTGGATCCTTCAATGAGACCTTTAAATAATGGGCTATGTTTCATTAAAGATTTAAAAAAGCACTTATATACATGA
- the ruvX gene encoding Holliday junction resolvase RuvX yields MSKPSSCKAYLGIDYGKKRIGLAYAAEPLLLTLPIGNIEAGKNLKLSAEALHKIILSRNITCVVLGNPLPMQKGLYSSLQEEVSLLAEELKKLSTVEIILWDERLSSVQAERMLKQDCGLSRKDRKGKTDSLAATLILTSFLDSLPKKLTL; encoded by the coding sequence ATGTCTAAGCCATCTAGTTGCAAAGCATACCTTGGCATAGACTACGGGAAAAAACGGATCGGCCTTGCCTATGCAGCCGAACCCCTCCTATTGACACTACCGATTGGAAATATAGAAGCAGGTAAAAATCTTAAGTTGTCAGCAGAAGCTCTTCATAAGATTATTTTAAGTAGAAATATAACTTGTGTAGTTCTAGGGAATCCCCTTCCTATGCAAAAAGGTCTTTACTCATCTCTGCAAGAGGAAGTTTCCTTACTTGCTGAGGAGCTTAAGAAGCTTTCTACGGTAGAAATCATCCTATGGGATGAACGGCTTTCTTCAGTACAAGCGGAACGTATGTTAAAGCAAGATTGTGGACTAAGCAGAAAAGATCGGAAAGGAAAAACAGATTCCCTGGCTGCAACATTAATCTTAACAAGTTTTCTAGATAGCTTACCTAAAAAACTAACCTTGTAA
- the zwf gene encoding glucose-6-phosphate dehydrogenase, translating to MTNVVQETIGGLNSPRTCPPCILVIFGATGDLTARKLLPALYHLTKEGRLSDQFVCVGFARREKSNELFRQEMKQAVIQFSPSELDIKVWEDFQQRLFYHRSEFDNNMGYTSLKDSLEDLDKTYGTRGNRLFYLSTPPQYFSRIIENLNKHKLFYKNQDQGKPWSRVIIEKPFGRDLDSAKQLQQCINENLNENSVYHIDHYLGKETVQNILTTRFANTIFESCWNSQYIDHVQISLSETIGIGSRGNFFEKSGMLRDMVQNHMMQLLCLLTMEPPTTFDADEIRKEKIKILQRISPFSEGSSIVRGQYGPGTVQGVSVLGYREEENVDKDSRVETYVALKTVINNPRWLGVPFYLRAGKRLAKKSTDISIIFKKSPYNLFAAEECSRCPIENDLLIIRIQPDEGVALKFNCKVPGTNNIVRPVKMDFRYDSYFQTTTPEAYERLLCDCIIGDRTLFTGGDEVMASWKLFTPVLEEWDQDSSPSFPNYPAGSSGPKEADALIERDGRSWRPL from the coding sequence ATGACGAATGTTGTTCAGGAAACTATAGGTGGATTGAATTCCCCACGAACGTGCCCTCCTTGTATTTTAGTTATCTTTGGAGCGACTGGAGATCTGACGGCAAGGAAACTTTTACCCGCTCTATATCACCTCACTAAAGAAGGACGCCTTTCAGACCAGTTTGTTTGCGTAGGATTTGCACGTCGAGAGAAATCGAATGAACTGTTCCGCCAAGAGATGAAACAAGCTGTCATACAATTTTCTCCTTCCGAATTAGATATTAAGGTATGGGAAGATTTCCAACAGCGCCTCTTTTATCATCGCTCAGAATTCGATAACAATATGGGATATACATCTCTCAAGGACTCCTTAGAAGATTTAGATAAAACGTACGGAACACGTGGAAATCGTCTTTTTTATCTTTCTACTCCCCCCCAATATTTTTCTAGAATCATTGAAAATTTAAATAAACATAAGCTTTTCTATAAAAATCAAGACCAAGGGAAACCCTGGTCCCGTGTCATTATAGAAAAACCTTTTGGAAGAGACTTAGATAGTGCTAAGCAACTTCAGCAATGTATCAATGAGAATCTTAATGAAAATTCGGTCTATCATATAGATCACTATTTAGGGAAAGAAACGGTTCAAAACATCTTAACAACACGTTTCGCCAATACGATTTTCGAATCGTGTTGGAATTCACAATATATCGATCATGTCCAAATCAGTTTGAGTGAAACGATTGGCATAGGATCTCGCGGCAATTTCTTTGAGAAATCTGGGATGCTTCGGGATATGGTACAGAACCATATGATGCAGCTACTCTGTTTACTCACTATGGAGCCTCCTACAACTTTTGATGCTGATGAAATCAGAAAAGAAAAAATCAAAATTCTTCAACGTATCTCACCATTTTCAGAAGGTTCTTCGATTGTCCGAGGACAATATGGTCCAGGAACGGTTCAAGGAGTCTCGGTCCTTGGCTATCGTGAAGAAGAGAATGTTGACAAAGATTCCCGAGTAGAGACCTACGTAGCTTTAAAAACAGTCATTAATAATCCCCGTTGGCTTGGAGTTCCTTTCTATTTACGTGCAGGAAAACGACTCGCCAAAAAATCTACAGACATTTCTATTATTTTTAAAAAATCACCCTACAATTTATTTGCAGCCGAAGAATGTTCACGTTGTCCGATAGAAAATGATTTGCTAATCATCAGAATTCAACCGGACGAAGGTGTCGCTTTGAAATTCAACTGTAAGGTTCCAGGAACTAATAATATTGTCCGTCCTGTTAAGATGGACTTCCGTTACGACAGCTATTTCCAAACTACAACTCCAGAAGCATACGAGCGTTTATTATGTGATTGCATTATAGGGGATCGTACGTTATTTACTGGTGGAGATGAAGTTATGGCTTCTTGGAAGCTTTTTACTCCTGTATTAGAGGAGTGGGACCAAGATTCCTCACCCTCGTTTCCAAACTATCCTGCAGGATCTTCAGGTCCTAAAGAAGCTGATGCTCTCATTGAAAGAGACGGAAGAAGCTGGAGACCTTTATAG
- a CDS encoding queuosine precursor transporter: MKGFLSVNELIFGFQTFSVVVLGVFFASRGKAWLTGWLSLLSSIMNVFVLKQIHLWGFEVTSADVYVIGLLTCLNYAREHYEKNDINDAMLCSWVISIAFLVLTQLHLFLIPSPNDSSQEHFLALFSSTPRIVVASLVTLIFVQIVDIKLFTFLQRVFSKKYFAMRSTISLLFSQLIDTIIFSFLGLYGLVSNLCDVMIFAMLVKGIVITLAIPTLTVTKAVLDRRSS, encoded by the coding sequence TTGAAAGGATTTTTATCTGTGAATGAATTAATTTTTGGATTCCAGACTTTCTCTGTTGTAGTTTTAGGAGTTTTCTTTGCCTCTAGAGGAAAGGCTTGGCTTACAGGATGGCTATCGCTGCTCTCAAGCATCATGAATGTCTTTGTTCTAAAACAAATCCATCTCTGGGGTTTTGAAGTTACGTCTGCTGATGTCTATGTGATTGGTTTGCTTACTTGTCTAAATTATGCCCGAGAGCACTACGAAAAAAACGATATCAATGATGCTATGCTATGCTCCTGGGTCATCTCCATAGCGTTTTTGGTTCTCACCCAGCTACACCTATTTTTAATCCCCTCACCTAACGACTCTTCTCAAGAGCATTTCTTAGCTCTTTTTTCTTCTACTCCAAGAATCGTAGTAGCCTCTCTGGTCACTTTAATTTTCGTTCAGATCGTGGATATAAAACTCTTTACCTTCCTTCAACGAGTTTTTTCAAAGAAATATTTTGCAATGCGCTCAACAATTTCCCTGCTCTTTTCTCAACTCATTGATACCATAATATTTTCATTTTTAGGATTGTATGGATTGGTCAGCAATCTTTGTGACGTTATGATCTTTGCAATGCTAGTCAAAGGCATTGTAATTACACTAGCTATACCGACTCTAACAGTAACTAAAGCCGTTTTAGATCGTCGTTCCTCTTAA
- a CDS encoding rolling circle replication-associated protein: MRELNAFELTQPEEYRNRWVLMPCLKCRFCRTQHAKVWSYRCVHEASLYEKNCFLTLTYDDKHLPQYGSLVKLHLQLFLKRLRKMISPHKIRYFECGAYGTKLQRPHYHLLLS, encoded by the coding sequence TTGCGAGAATTAAATGCTTTTGAATTAACTCAACCTGAAGAGTATCGAAACCGTTGGGTTTTGATGCCTTGTCTTAAGTGTCGTTTTTGTAGAACGCAACATGCAAAAGTCTGGTCTTATCGTTGTGTCCATGAAGCTTCTTTGTATGAGAAAAATTGTTTTCTTACTTTGACTTATGATGATAAGCATTTACCTCAGTATGGTTCGTTGGTAAAGCTGCATTTACAGCTGTTTCTTAAGAGATTAAGAAAGATGATTTCTCCTCATAAAATTCGTTATTTTGAATGTGGTGCGTATGGAACCAAATTACAAAGACCTCATTATCATCTACTTTTATCATGA
- a CDS encoding CTP synthase, which yields MPFKCIFLTGGVVSSLGKGLTAASLALILERQRLNVAMLKLDPYLNVDPGTMNPFEHGEIYVTDDGVETDLDLGHYHRFSSAALSRHSSATSGQIYARVIKREREGDYLGSTVQVIPHITNEIIQVILDAAKEHSPDVLIVEIGGTIGDIESLPFLEAIRQFRYDHSEDCLNIHMTYVPYLQAADEVKSKPTQHSVQTLRGIGIIPDAILCRSEKPLTQEVKSKISLFCNVPNRAVFNVIDVKHTIYEMPLMLAQEKIANFIGEKLKLATVPENLDDWKVLVNQLSQDLPKVKIGVVGKYVQHRDAYKSIFEALTHAALRLGHAAEIIPIDAEDENLTMELSQCDACLVPGGFGVRGWEGKIAAAKFCREQGIPYFGICLGMQVLVVEYARNVLNLDQANSLEMDPNTPHPIVYVMEGQDPLVATGGTMRLGAYPCLLKPGSKAHKAYNESSLIQERHRHRYEVNPDYIQSLEDHGLRIVGTCPPQGLCEIIEVSDHPWMIGVQFHPEFVSKLISPHPLFIAFIEAALVYSKDASHV from the coding sequence ATGCCTTTCAAATGCATATTTTTAACAGGAGGAGTTGTCTCCTCTTTAGGAAAAGGGTTAACAGCAGCATCCCTAGCCCTAATTTTAGAACGTCAACGGCTTAACGTTGCTATGTTAAAATTGGATCCATATCTAAATGTAGATCCAGGAACTATGAATCCCTTTGAGCATGGAGAAATCTATGTTACAGATGATGGGGTTGAGACAGATCTTGATCTCGGTCACTATCATAGATTCTCTTCTGCTGCACTTTCTAGACATTCAAGTGCCACTTCAGGTCAAATTTATGCTCGTGTCATTAAAAGAGAGCGTGAGGGTGATTATCTAGGAAGCACGGTACAAGTCATCCCACACATTACCAATGAAATCATTCAAGTCATTTTAGACGCAGCTAAAGAGCACTCTCCAGATGTTCTTATTGTCGAGATTGGAGGGACCATAGGAGATATTGAATCTCTTCCCTTCCTAGAAGCAATTCGACAATTTCGGTATGACCATTCCGAAGATTGTCTAAATATTCATATGACTTATGTCCCCTATTTACAGGCTGCTGACGAAGTTAAAAGTAAGCCAACGCAACACTCCGTACAAACTCTACGTGGTATTGGCATCATTCCCGACGCGATTCTATGTCGTTCTGAAAAACCTTTAACTCAAGAAGTTAAATCTAAAATCAGTCTCTTTTGCAATGTTCCCAACCGGGCAGTGTTTAACGTTATAGATGTAAAACATACCATTTATGAAATGCCTTTGATGCTTGCTCAAGAGAAAATTGCCAATTTCATAGGGGAAAAGTTAAAGTTAGCTACGGTTCCAGAAAATCTTGATGACTGGAAGGTACTGGTAAATCAGCTATCTCAAGATCTTCCGAAGGTAAAAATTGGAGTCGTTGGGAAGTATGTTCAACACCGAGATGCCTATAAGTCCATATTCGAAGCACTCACTCATGCAGCTTTAAGATTAGGTCATGCTGCTGAAATTATCCCTATTGATGCTGAAGATGAAAATCTTACTATGGAACTCTCTCAATGCGACGCATGTTTAGTTCCTGGAGGCTTCGGCGTTCGTGGTTGGGAAGGAAAAATCGCTGCAGCTAAATTCTGTCGAGAACAAGGCATTCCTTATTTTGGTATTTGCCTAGGAATGCAAGTGCTTGTTGTAGAGTATGCTCGCAATGTCTTAAATCTGGATCAGGCAAATTCCCTAGAAATGGACCCCAACACCCCTCATCCTATTGTATATGTCATGGAGGGGCAAGATCCCTTAGTAGCTACGGGAGGCACCATGCGCTTAGGAGCGTATCCTTGTCTATTAAAGCCAGGGAGCAAAGCCCATAAAGCATATAACGAATCTTCTCTGATTCAGGAGCGCCACCGCCATCGCTATGAAGTAAATCCGGATTACATACAGAGTTTAGAAGACCACGGCTTACGGATCGTTGGGACTTGTCCTCCACAAGGGCTTTGTGAAATTATTGAAGTTTCGGATCATCCTTGGATGATTGGTGTGCAATTCCATCCAGAATTTGTATCTAAACTCATCTCTCCCCATCCTCTATTTATCGCATTTATAGAAGCAGCTCTAGTCTATTCTAAGGATGCAAGCCATGTCTAA